ATAGACATGTCACTGATTTCTTTCATCCACTTTGTCATGATCCTAGAGGAAGAACTAAACTAAAGTTGTATTTTTGTAATgcgttttctcacagcactgggggcgtccccaatgctgtaagaAATCTCCGCCTcagtcttcttcaggaacagcctctctgtgcgtctttttctggagctggggtcaaacttctacgcattcACTCTGCCCAAGTCCCTCCATTACATACAGAGTGAGATCAATTACGGTTAGGACTGCCTCTCTTGACTACTTAGAGCAGAGACTTCAGTGGATAAATTACCAGTTATACTGAATCCTTTTTCTCATAAAATGATGTATCCACCTGCACTGTTCCCCTTGCTCTGACATGTTACCTATAGTTtgaaccgttttgttttttgttttttttctcctccttttAATgtctaagattttttttaattcctcAAACATGCTTTCAACTTTGTAGTACTAATCGTGTGTTAAGTCACAGGTCTATTTTTAACAATGCATTCATATATAAAGTGTATTCATTGTAgacatttttaattcttttttttttctccttttaaaGAACAATGGCAACATTGAAGCTTGCTGTAGAGCTTTGAGCCAAGAAAGCTGCAAATACCTGTATAGGGAAGGCCACAACCCAGAGGACAACAGAACGAACGGCAATCTTTTGCACATCAATCTTGGCATCCATTCAGGCACCAATTTCCAAGGAGGAGATGGGACACAGGTGAATGGACGTCCTCTGGTTCATAGTTCAAGTGATGGGCACATTGACCCACAGCGCACATCTGGCAAGTTTATCTGTTTGGTTGAGCCCCATTCGGCGCCAGCAATTGTGGCACAAAATTTTAATCCTTTTTTCTTGAATGACCAGAGTCGAAACTCGCCGACTCCACCCCCACAGCCTATTCAGCAGCAAGGTATTAACACTTCAGCTATGCAAGCTTCGCTGCCAACATATATGCACTTACCTCGCTATAGTCCAAATCCTATTACCGTAACAGTGTCGCAAAACATACCATCTACACACAATGTGCCAAGAGCTTTACAAATCGTTCCCCAAGTTCAGAGCAGTCATTATGGGACTCCGAATTCAATTTACATAAGGCAGTCGTCACAGAATTCTCCAGGTAGGCAGACCCCACAGAACTCTCCTTGGACGCAATCGCCTCCAGTTCCTCTGCCTAACTATAGTCCTTGTCCTCTTCCTTTGTACACTCAAGGTTATCAGCCTACGCAGTATTCTCCAAAGCAGTCTCAGATTCCACAGTCTGCTTTCTGTTCCCCTCCTGCATCTCAGTGCACCTCTCCTTACAGTTCTCCACAGCATCAAGTGCAGCCCAATCCATTAAGCCACCAGACTTCACATGTATTTCTGCCACCCAGTCCCTCAACGGCTTCACCTCATTCTTTTCAACAAGCTCCACCACCTTATCCGAAGCAAAGTAGCTTATCTTATCTTCCCTATGGATCTGGCATAAGTAAGTCTCCTATGAACAAGATTGAAATTACAGTGGAATCGCCACAAAGACCAGGGACTGCAATGAATAGAAGTCCTTCCCCGATAAATAATCAGTCTTCCCAGAGGAGTCAGCAGTCTCCGTATGCCTCAAATGCGCGGTCAGGATCTCCATCCAGAGCTCTGCCTGGCCAGCCAAAGACTCCATTTGGTGTTAACCCACTGTATATTACGTACACACAACCACCAGCCACCTCTGGCTCTCCAACCCCTTCTCCACGTGTACTGATGTCCCCATCTAACCCAGCTTTTTTAAAAATCACTGTTGCACGGGCTCCTACTGAAAATCTTTTAAATATTGTGGACCAAGAACAGCATCCAGGAGCTCCAGAACCTATCCAACCCATATCGTTGATGCCAATAACTGGTGTGGAAAAAGGTGTTCCCAAATACCACAGAAGTTCCAGTTCTGGCTCGGACGACTACGCCTATACTCAAGGTATTttctttatctttatttttattattagtatGTGGTTGTGTATTTTTAAAATAAAGGCTATGGGGGGGGGTCAATAATGGTCAGTATTAATATTAACACTTATTTTAGCCTAAAGCCCCACGTTATGTAAACTCTACTTGTAGTAATAGATGtaatattatatggtgtcctatcTGACAGATCCTTTAAAGTTTCTGATTAAAACAACAAGCAGTGTTTCTATGGCATCTGCAGTGTGTCTACATTGTGTAACGTTTCCTGTGAGTCAGAAGCATGCATTGGTCTTAATCTATAATCCATGTGGGATTATACCACTAATGCTTGTATGCATACACTCAAAATAAATATGAATTTCAAGTGCATTAAAGGGTTACTTTCGCTGGATTTAGAAGGTATGTGTAATGTTATGTCCTTTGCTGTATATAggtgtttaaaaaatatatatatgctttTATATCTCTAGGTATATGTTGTAATAACAAAGATGCAAAACATGTagctaatgttaaaaaaaatatacttgTCACAATTCTGAAATTTACATATAATACATTTATTCTTGCATTTGTCCCAACTTCTCTCCCAACCAATCAAATTCTTGACGTCAATTTACAAATAATACATTGTTCATTGTGATTGCTATGATAGGGTTTAGTTGCTGCTGTGTAAATCTGGATCACAGCTATACCAGCATGTAAAGGCTATCAGAGCAGTCGCTTACTGCTGAAGGCAGACAATGCTGCGTGCAAGCACTTACATGTGGTGTACatgtgtatatgatatatatgagaCTCTACAGACTGAAAAGGAAATGTGTATGTTAATTATTGGAAAGCGAAGTTAACTAAAATTGAGACCTTTTTCTTAAGTGGGAGATGTTCGTAATGTGTAGCTAGAAACAAAAGCACTTCAGTTCAGAGACATTGTTATAATTTTTATGTTGCCCTTATGTAAATTGCTCTGTATTTAAATATCTATCTTCTGTTTTGATTTTTGAGGTACGTTTGCATGTgctaagctgggttcacatctgtattggaatTAGAGACTCTGTCACAGAGACCACTGAAAATCGGCGGAGAGCAAGTCCTGCATATGGACTTCTTTCTCTGATGCTTTGTAACAAAACGGCAGACATTTgccggacccctttatagtcaaaCAGGGTTTACATGTGAAGCCTGGCAGAATCAATTAAGTGGTCCAcctctccgttgtttgggtcccTTGATGTAGAACTTGGTACTGTCACAAACCTAGTGTTTGTCAAATCAGTATCTGgttgtgtgtgtttttgtgtccccccccccccaccaccaccacctttttTTTTAGAGGGGTTTTCACACTGTTGGCATCCATCAGAAAATGTTAATAAACACCAACAGATCCCTCAGATCCTTTCTTTGTCACTGGAACTTCTgacatttatgaagaggctccagCCATTCCTAAATTTCTTTTCCTGCGCAGGCCAGCCCTTTTACAACCCTCAAGGccccattcccatggagtaacacactgctcatttagacacgtaaacacgtgtcagagcgagatgcttcaaaacagatcccattgacttcaatgggtgtcggcttacgtgtgctacacattgaaatcaacgggttataaagcctcccattgatttcaatgtgtagcgcgcgtaagccgacaCCCTTTGCAGTCATTGGGATGTTTTTTGAAGTGCCTTGTCTGACACGTGTTtaagtgtctaaatgagcggtgcattacttcgtgggaatggggcctaattccaatgaagttgggacgttttgtaaaaacaaaatccgattttcaaatccttttcaacctatattcaattgaatacactACAAAGATAAGCTATTTCATGTTCAAAcggataaacttttttttttttttttttttttttttactgctattCACTCATTTGATGCCACATGTTCCAAAAAAAGATGGGAAAGGGGCATGATTATCACGGTTACCACCTTTCCTTTTAACACTCTGTTTTGAGAAGTGAGGACACAAATTGTTGAAGCTTTgtagatggaattttttttttcccattcttgCTTGACGTACAACATCAGTTTCTCAACAGTCTGTGTTCTCCATTGTTGTATTTTGCGCTTCATAATTCACCACAAATTTTCAGTGGGAGACAGGTCTGGACTGAAGGCATGCCAGTCTAGTACCTGCGTTCTTTTACTACAAAACCGCACTGTTTTAAAGTGCAGAATGTGGCTtggcattgtcttgctgaaataagcTGGGGTGTCTGTGAAAGACGTTGCTTGGATGGCAGCATATGTTGCTCCAAAACCTGTATGTACCTTTCAGCATTAATGGTGCCTTCACAGATGTGCAAGCTACCCATGCCATGGGCACTAACACTCCTCCATACAGTCAGAGATGCTGGTTTTTGAACTTTGCACTGATACAATCCCGACAGCCCTTTTAGTCTTTGGCCCGGAGCACGTGGCatccgtgatttccaaaaacctCTTGAAATGTGGATTTGTCAGACCACAGGATACTTTTCTGTAATATCCATTACGGAATGTTTTTAATGCAGTGCCACCTGACGGATCGACTGTCACCGGCATTCAATGTTGGTTGTCAGCCCTGCTGCTTACTTGTAGAGATTTGTATAGATTCTCAGAAACTTTTGACATTCtggactgtagatgatgaaatCCTTTAATTCCTTGCATTTTACGTTTAAAAACGTTCGTAAACTGTTGGACTATTGGCTCACATAGTAGTGAACCTCACCCTATCCTTTCTTGTGAACAACTGAGCCCCATTATACCCAATTATGACACTTGTCTGTTTCCAATTAACTTGTTACCCTGTGGAAGCTCTAAACAGGGGATTTCTGAGCATTCCTCAAGTTTCCCAGTCTTTTGTTGCCCTTGTCCCAACGTTTTTGGAACTTGCTGCAGGCTCCAAATTCAAAATGAGTATTGTGTtgggattttttttgcaaatattcaaaGTTTATCCATTTGAACATTACGGTAAATAGCTTGTCTTTATAGTGTGTTCAATTGAATATAGGTTGAAAAGGATTTGCATAATAGCACCCCATAAGTAATTCTAGTAAGGGTGCTCTCCCCTTGGATTTAAATTCTTGCACACAGGACCTCACAAGATGCAACTGAATTAAAAGGCCATAGCCTCTTAATTTGGGCACGTTTCACGCCAGCTACGTGTCACACATATACAACCTCCAGAGTTGATTGACCTGCTAGTGTGAGCGACCGCTCTAAAACTTGTTCTGGTACTTACCTGTAAAATGAAACCTGATGCCAGTTACTTCTGACTCGGCGGCATACAGTTTGTGTGCAGTGTCTATTTTTCTGGCTCCTGGTGTATCACAGGTAGGAGGTGGAAGAATAAACCGTACACACAGGCTGTGTGCCCAGGCAGCACACATGAACATTGCTCCAGGGTTTGTTCCCCAGGTAAGTGATTATTATGTACAGTCAAATTCATAGTGATGCAGATGCTGTATTCGTTAGCACAGCCTGAATACGGTGGCACAAAGTTTCACTGTTACAATGCTGGACCTCTAAGGGAGCTGG
This sequence is a window from Leptodactylus fuscus isolate aLepFus1 chromosome 2, aLepFus1.hap2, whole genome shotgun sequence. Protein-coding genes within it:
- the TAB3 gene encoding TGF-beta-activated kinase 1 and MAP3K7-binding protein 3 isoform X2 — translated: MAQSSHQLDIQNNGNIEACCRALSQESCKYLYREGHNPEDNRTNGNLLHINLGIHSGTNFQGGDGTQVNGRPLVHSSSDGHIDPQRTSGKFICLVEPHSAPAIVAQNFNPFFLNDQSRNSPTPPPQPIQQQGINTSAMQASLPTYMHLPRYSPNPITVTVSQNIPSTHNVPRALQIVPQVQSSHYGTPNSIYIRQSSQNSPGRQTPQNSPWTQSPPVPLPNYSPCPLPLYTQGYQPTQYSPKQSQIPQSAFCSPPASQCTSPYSSPQHQVQPNPLSHQTSHVFLPPSPSTASPHSFQQAPPPYPKQSSLSYLPYGSGISKSPMNKIEITVESPQRPGTAMNRSPSPINNQSSQRSQQSPYASNARSGSPSRALPGQPKTPFGVNPLYITYTQPPATSGSPTPSPRVLMSPSNPAFLKITVARAPTENLLNIVDQEQHPGAPEPIQPISLMPITGVEKGVPKYHRSSSSGSDDYAYTQALLLHQRARMERLAKELKLEKEGLEMLKAEVNGMEHDLMQRRLRRVSCTTSIPTPEEMTRLRGLNRQLQINIDCTLKEVDLLQSRGVGKLDAKAMSNFYDNIAPGPAVPPNSCKKESSESSSGERKARRISVTSKLKVEPPDIPNPSAVDIANRNRSGQRPARDEDFEGSPWNCNSCTFLNHPALNRCEQCEMPRFT
- the TAB3 gene encoding TGF-beta-activated kinase 1 and MAP3K7-binding protein 3 isoform X1; the protein is MAQSSHQLDIQVLNDLQQRFPEIPLEVVSQCMMQNNGNIEACCRALSQESCKYLYREGHNPEDNRTNGNLLHINLGIHSGTNFQGGDGTQVNGRPLVHSSSDGHIDPQRTSGKFICLVEPHSAPAIVAQNFNPFFLNDQSRNSPTPPPQPIQQQGINTSAMQASLPTYMHLPRYSPNPITVTVSQNIPSTHNVPRALQIVPQVQSSHYGTPNSIYIRQSSQNSPGRQTPQNSPWTQSPPVPLPNYSPCPLPLYTQGYQPTQYSPKQSQIPQSAFCSPPASQCTSPYSSPQHQVQPNPLSHQTSHVFLPPSPSTASPHSFQQAPPPYPKQSSLSYLPYGSGISKSPMNKIEITVESPQRPGTAMNRSPSPINNQSSQRSQQSPYASNARSGSPSRALPGQPKTPFGVNPLYITYTQPPATSGSPTPSPRVLMSPSNPAFLKITVARAPTENLLNIVDQEQHPGAPEPIQPISLMPITGVEKGVPKYHRSSSSGSDDYAYTQALLLHQRARMERLAKELKLEKEGLEMLKAEVNGMEHDLMQRRLRRVSCTTSIPTPEEMTRLRGLNRQLQINIDCTLKEVDLLQSRGVGKLDAKAMSNFYDNIAPGPAVPPNSCKKESSESSSGERKARRISVTSKLKVEPPDIPNPSAVDIANRNRSGQRPARDEDFEGSPWNCNSCTFLNHPALNRCEQCEMPRFT